CGGCGCCACCTGGACCTCTCTCAGCACCAGCATCAACGGGTACTCTCTGGGCGTCTTCGACGCGCTCAACCTGGTCGCCGCCTACGACACGTCCTTCCGGCGATCGGCCGACGGCGGCGCGACTACCGCCGCGCGCTACACCGCTCCAAACCTGTATGGTATCTGGCCCGTGAGTACCAACGTCATCTGGGGGACGAACACGAGTTCGGTCCAGCGCTCCCTGGACGGCGGCGCGACCTGGACCTCGGTGCTCAGCGCCTCCAACTACGGCTACAAGTCCCTGGCTGCCCTCGACGCCAACACTGCCGTACTAGCGCGATCCAACGGGCAAATCCAGCAGACCGTCAACGGCGGGGCCAACTGGTCGACGGTCTACAATGTGCCCGACCCGGTAGCCCTGAATGCTGTCGCCCCGCTGGGAACCGGGTGGATCGCGGTGGGCGCCGGCCGCGCTGTCATCAAGGCCCCGGGCGCCAGCAACTGGGCCACGCTGACCTTCCCGGGAACCCTCTATGCCGTCTCCTGCCTCCCCGACGGCACGGCATGCTGGGGTGCTGGATACCGCACGGTGATCAAGTTCTAGGCGCGGATCTGCCTTCAGGCCTCTCCGAAGACGTCGGCCGCCGTGAAGGCGAGCACCTCCCCGCCGGTCACGTCGCGCAGGGTTTCGACGCCGGCGATCGCCTCGCGGGACGCGATCGCCAGCCGCAGATCCGCCCTCGCCCGGGGAAGAGCCTCGACCTTGCGGAGCAGGGCCAGGAGCAGGCGGCGACCGTCAACCTCGCGAGACCATTTCGCCTCGCCGGCAAGGGATGCGGAGCGCTCCCTGCCCGCAAGGACCACGGCGTCTATCTCCGCCTCGGCGCCACGATCCCGGCTGCTCCAGAACGGGCCGATCGCCACGACTTCCTCCCCGAGGCGCCCTTGCTCGGCCAGCAGCCGCAGATGCTGCCTGAATGCCTCTTCCCACCGCGGCCCCATGTGGTCGTCGAGTTCCTGCAGCAAGACCGGAAGCAGGCTGGAGCCGAGGCCGAAATCGATCTGGCCGCGGTGTTTCGACAGCACGCCGAGCCAGAACGCGAGGAAGTTGTCGGCTATCCGGTAGCACCGCCGGCGGGTGGAGTGCTCATCCTCGGTGACGGGCAGGATCCGATCGATCAGCCTGAGGCTGCGAAGGCGCTCCAGGCCGCGGGTCGGATCGGTGCGCACGGCATCCTTGATCTCGCTGAACTTCGTTCGGCCCGCGGCGATGGCGTACAGGATCTGGCTGGACAGATCCCCCGATCCGCCTTCGGTGGCCATGACAAGATCGCCCTCGGCCAGCAGGTGGCCGCCGGGTGTGCAGGCCAGGCGCTCGAGGTTCTCCGGCAGGGACTGCCCGGGATCCCACCAGGCCAGGTACTGGGGCACGCCGCCGGTGATGCCCCAGACGCGCGCCCGCTCGGCCGGCGGGAGGTCTCGCAGCATCAGGGCGGCCTCGTGGGGCCGGAAGGGATGGAGAGTCAGCGCGAGATCGAAGCGACCGTAGAGGGGCTCCCGCTCCTCCTGCATGGCTTCCATGGTCCGGACTGCAGAACCGCAAAGCAGCAGCCTGAGATGGGTCCTGTGGCGAAGCCGGTCCCAGACCGCCCGCAGGATGCTCGGAAGCTCCGGACAGACCTCGACAAGCTCGGGAAACTCGTCGAGGACCACAAGCATGGGCCGGGCGGAAGCGGCCTCGCACAGGCTCTCGATTGCGTCGGTCCAGTCGGCGTACGGCCGCCGGCGGAGATCCCGCATCGAATCTGTACCAAGTATCGCGGCGGCCTCTCCAGCCAGGATTCGTAGCTCGTCGGTCACCGGCCGGCGAGCCCCGATGTGAAACAGCGCGCGGCGCCCCGTCGCAAAGGTCCGGATCAGCTCGGTCTTGCCGACCCTCCGCCGGCCCCAGACGATGCCCAGGCTCCCACCCCGCGCCTCATCCCACCAGTAGCCGAGGCGCGCCAGCTCCTGGTCGCGATCGACGAAATCCATCGACCCGATAATAACCTACCACTTGTGTAGGCTGCAACAAGAGTAGGCTGTATTCGATGTCTGCTTATCTCGGCACCCGGTTTGAATTCCTTCGCCGCTTCCTGTCTAATGGGGGCCGGTACTTGACGATGCGGAACGACCTCGCCTGCCTGGCCGGCGTAGCCTTGGCCCTGGCCGCCTGCGATTCCACGCGGGCCCTGACGGCGACGCCGGCCGAGACGCCATGGCTGGCCGGGTCGTACCTCAAGGTGGCCCTGCGGATGGCCAGGGACGCGGCGCCGCCCGTTCCGGCCATCCCGCTGACGCTCTACGTCGAGGCCAGCGACTCGGCCGACGCCCGCGACGCCCTGCCGCCCGACATCGCCTCGGCCTCGGCGGTGGCGGTCCTGGTCGGCACGACGGCCCTGCCGCTCACCCCGGGTGTGGGCTTCCCCACCTCGGCCACGGACTCCCGCAAGGTGCCGGTGATGGTGGCGTTCCCGGCCGCCACGACCCTGCTGCCGCTGATGCCGCGGAGCGACGGCACCCAGGAGTACCGATTCCTGGTCAAGCAACGCACCATCCGCACCTTCGTCGCGACGGTCTCGGTGATCCCCTAGGATGCTGGCCTACACGCCCTCCTATCCCGACGCGCCGCCGGCGCCGCCGCCCGCGATCGTGCGGCCTTTCGACACCTGCGCCCGCGCCGGCTACGGCCTGCGCAGCCTGGATGTCGGCCTCGCGGGCGCCAGGGTGGCGGGCCTGGCCGACAACGTCCTGGACGTGCAGGGGCAGTTCCGGGCCGGTGACTGGCTCTTCGGCCTGACGGTGTGGCGCCTGAAGGCGCCGATCACCGCGCCCACGGTGAGCGAGGCCGCCAATCCCGCGCTCACCCCCGAGACGAGCCAGATCCGCTTGCGGGCCGGCTACGCGTTCGGGCTCGACTTCGCGCCCCTGGTGCTGGAGGCCGCCCCGAGCCTGGCGCTGGTGAGCCAGGAGGGCACCTCCGGGGGGAGCGGCCTGCCCCTGACCGCCACTACGCTCGATTACGCCCAGACGCGCCTGGGCGTCGGCCTGGAAGTGCCCGTCGCCCTGGCTATCGGCACCGGCATCGAGGTGCACGGCCGCGGCGCGGTGTTCCCGGCGGCCGGCGCCCGCCTCGACAAGGCCCCCTACCGGTTCGACGCCGACAGCCTCATGCTCGCCGAAACCTACGCCGGGGTGCGTTTCAAGCTCATCGGCGGCCTGGATGCCGAGATCGGCGCCGGGTACGAAGCCTGGACCGGCACCGTGACCCAGGACAAGGTCGCGAAGGATTTCAAGGATTCCGCCCTGACATACACGGCGGGCCTCATCTACCGGCCCGAACGCGTGGGGCGCTAACATGCTTGCCGCCCTGGCGGTTGCCACCATGTCGGCCGCGGCCATGCCGCCGGCCGGCCCGCTCACCCTGGAGCAGGCCGTC
This window of the Candidatus Tanganyikabacteria bacterium genome carries:
- a CDS encoding ATP-binding protein, whose product is MDFVDRDQELARLGYWWDEARGGSLGIVWGRRRVGKTELIRTFATGRRALFHIGARRPVTDELRILAGEAAAILGTDSMRDLRRRPYADWTDAIESLCEAASARPMLVVLDEFPELVEVCPELPSILRAVWDRLRHRTHLRLLLCGSAVRTMEAMQEEREPLYGRFDLALTLHPFRPHEAALMLRDLPPAERARVWGITGGVPQYLAWWDPGQSLPENLERLACTPGGHLLAEGDLVMATEGGSGDLSSQILYAIAAGRTKFSEIKDAVRTDPTRGLERLRSLRLIDRILPVTEDEHSTRRRCYRIADNFLAFWLGVLSKHRGQIDFGLGSSLLPVLLQELDDHMGPRWEEAFRQHLRLLAEQGRLGEEVVAIGPFWSSRDRGAEAEIDAVVLAGRERSASLAGEAKWSREVDGRRLLLALLRKVEALPRARADLRLAIASREAIAGVETLRDVTGGEVLAFTAADVFGEA